In the genome of Eschrichtius robustus isolate mEscRob2 chromosome 2, mEscRob2.pri, whole genome shotgun sequence, the window CTGGCCTCACTGGAGCAATGGGTGTTGCCAAAGGGGCCGTCCAGATGGGTGTGGACACCACCAAGACTGTCCTGACAGGCACCAAAGATGCAGTGTCCACTGGCCTCACTGGAGCAATGGGTGTTGCCAAAGGGGCCGTCCAGATGGGTGTGGACACCACCAAGACTGTCCTGACAGGCACCAAAGATGCAGTGTCCACAGGGCTCACTGGGTCAGTGAACATGGCCAAGGGCACCATCCAGACTGGTATGGACACCACCAAGACCGTCCTAACAGGCACCAAAGATGCAGTGTCCACTGGGCTCACTGGGGCAGTGAACATGGCCAAGGGCACCGTCCAGACTGGCATGGACACCACCAAGACTGTCCTCACAGGCACCAAAGATGCAGTGTCCACTGGGCTTACTGGCGCAGTGAACATGGCCAAGGGCACCGTCCAGACTGGCATGGACACCACCAAGACTGTCCTCACAGGCACCAAAGATGCAGTGTCCACTGGGCTTACTGGGGCAGTGAACATGGCCAAGGGCACCGTCCAGACTGGCATGGACACCACCAAGACTGTCCTCACAGGCACCAAAGATGCAGTGTCCACTGGGCTTACTGGGGCAGTGAACATGGCCAAGGGCACTGTCCAGACTGGCATGGACACCACCAAGACCGTCCTAACAGGCACCAAAGATGCAGTGTCCACTGGGCTCACTGGAGCAATGGGTGTGGCCAAAGGGGCCGTCCAGATGAGCGTGGACACCACCAAGACTGTCCTAACAGGCACCAAAGATACAGTGTCCATTGGGCTCACTGGGGCAGTGAACCTGGCCAAGGGCACCGTCCAGACTGGCATGGACACCACCAAGACTGTCCTAACAGGCACCAAAGATGCAGTGTCCACTGGCCTCACTGGAGCAATGGGTGTGGCCAAGGGAGCCGTGCAGATGGGCATGGACACCACCAAGACTGTCCTGACAGCCACCAAAGACGCAGTATCCACTGGGCTCACTGGATCAGTGAACATGGCCAAGGGCACCGTCCAGACTGGCATGAACACCACCAAGACCGTCCTGACTGGCACCAAAGATGCAGTGTCCACTGGGTTCACTGGAGCAATGGGTGTGGCCAAGGGAGCCATCCAGACCGGCGTGGACACCACCAAGACCGTCCTGACTGGCACCAAAGATGCAGTGTCCACTGGCCTCACTGGAGCAATGGGTGTGGCCAAGGGGGCCGTCCAGACTGGCATGGACACCACCAAGACTGTCCTAACAGGCACCAAAGATACAGTGTCCATTGGGCTCACTGGGGCAGCGAACATGGCCAAGGGCACCGTCCAGACTGGCATGGACACCACCAAGACTGTCCTAACAGGCACCAACGATGCAGTGTCCACTGGCCTCACTGGAGCAATGGGTGTGGCCAAGGGAGCCATCCAGACTGGCGTGGACACCACCAAGACCATCCTGACTGGCACCAAAGATGCAGTGTCCACTGGGTTCACTGGAGCAATGGGTGTGGCCAAGGGGGCCGTCCAGACCGGCGTGGACACCAGCAAATCTGTCCTGACTGGAACCAAAGATGCAGTGTCCACTGCGTACACTGGAGCAATGGATGTGGCCAAGGGAGCCGTCCAGACAGGCGTGGACACCAGCAAATCTGTCCTGACTGGAACCAAAGATGCAGTGTCCACTGCGTACACTGGAGCAATGGGTGTGGCCAAGGGAGCCGTCCAGACCGGCGTGGACACCAGCATATCTGTCCTGACTGGAACCAAAGATGCAGTGTCCACTGCGTACACTGGAGCAATGGGTGTGGCCAAGGGAGCCGTCCAGACCGGCGTGGACACCAGCAAATCTGTCCTGACTGGAACCAAAGATGCAGTGTCCACTGCGTACACTGGAGCAATGGGTGTGGCCAAGGGAGCCGTCCAGACCGGCGTGGACACCAGCAAATCTGTCCTGACTGGAACCAAAGATGCAGTGTCCACTGCGTACACTGGAGCAATGGGTGTGGCCAAGGGAGCCGTCCAGACTGGCGTGGACACCACCAAATCTGTCCTGACTGGAACCAGAGATGCAGTGTCCACTGGGTTCACTGGAGCAATGGGTGTGGCCAAGGGAGCCGTCCAGACCGGCGTGGACACCACCAAGACCGTCCTGACTGGCACCAAAGATGCAGTGTCCACTGGGTTCACTGGAGCAATGGGTGTGGCCAAAGGAGCCGTCCAGACCGGTGTGGACACCACCAAGACCGTCCTGACTGGCACCAAAGATGCAGTGTCCACTGGGTTCACTGGAGCAATGGGTGTGGCCAAGGGAGCCGTCCAGACCGGCGTGGACACCACCAAGACCGTCCTGACTGGCACCAAAGATGCAGTGTCCACTGGGCTCACTGGAGCAATGGGTGTGGCCAAGGGGGCCATCCAGACTGGCATGGACACCACCAAGACCGTCCTGACAGGCACCAAAGATGCAGTGTCCACAGGGCTCACTGGGGCAGTGAATGTGGCTACAGGGGCTGTGCAAACTGGGCTGAATACAACCCAAAATGTTTCAGCTGTCACAAGGAACACCGTCTCCAGTGGCATGGCTGGTGCCATGAATGTGGCCAATGCTGCTGCCCAGTGGGGTCTGGACACCTCGAAGGCTGTCCTCACAGGCACCAAAGACGCCGTGTCCACTGGGCTCACCAGGGTAGGGAACGTGGCCCGAGGAGGTGTGCAGACTGATTTCGGAACCATCCAGAACTGGTTACCTGGTTCCCAGGATGCTGCCTCAGGTGGACTCGCCACTTCCGGAGCCCCAGATGAAGGAGAACAAACCATCCTGAACCCTCATGAGGCTCAGTCCTGCGGGGTCTCCAGGCCCCCGGACACTCTGTGTGCACACCTGGACCTTGCTGGGAAAGCCACCACCAATACCAAGGGCCTCGTGTCAGCTGAGGTGACATTCACCCAAGGGGCCGCCCTGGGCAAGGAGGATGACGTAGGGCCTGGGGCCACCACTTGTGGCCAGGAAGGAGCCCGGGGCTTTGCAACACTCCGGGACgagctggaggagctgggggAGATCTTCCAGCCCATGAGCACTGAGGAACAAGGTGAGAACAGGACAGGCTGGTCCCAGCTCCCAGGGGCCCGGTCGTCTGTACAACGCATGCCCCTGACGCCCGAGGGGCCTCTTGGGTTGAGCGACCCTGTCTTCCCTTTCAGCTCAGCTGGCTGCCTCCCAGCCCCGGCTGAGGGAGTCCACGGCCGACCAAAGCAGCTACTTCGTGCGTCTGGGCGACTTGGACCCCAGCTTCCGCCAGCGGGCTTTCGAGCACGCCCTGAGCCACCTGCAGCAAGGCCAGTTCCAGGCCCTGGACGTGCTGGCCCAGCTCGAGGACGCCTTCTGGCTGGTAAGAGCCCTCCCTTCTGCCGGTGCCTTCCTCAGCCACACGTGGGGGACTCGACagacacttactgagcacctagtaGACAACGGCCGTCGGCCACTCAGTCACGggtctgctctcaaggagcttgtATTCCAGGGAAGAAGATGGACACAAGACCCAATACTTGCCACCAACGGGGTCGCAGAGAGGGAAACAAGACAGTCGTGcagagaggggcagggcaggagtgtGTCTGTTTGAGCCAAGTCGTGTGGAAAGTGGGGACCGCAAGGACAGACAGTGGCCTGAGAACAAGCTAGGTGTGCTCCAAGGAGCAGAAGGGCGGCCGGTGGCAGGGGAGGGTAAAGTGAAGGGGCTGACAGGGTAGGGGGAACCCATGCGGTCTGGGCGGGGTTCAGTGATGCAAGGAAGGGCCCAGAGGAAGGTGACTTGAACGCCACCGCGGGGACAGGCACCGAGCCAGCGGGGTCATGCTCTCTCGCCAGCCCCACTCACCCCTCCACCCCAGGCTTTCTCCCCCTGCAGCACCACTGACACCCACGCTGGCTCCTTGTGGgtgctgctggggctgacctgcCTGCGGTAGGAAGTTTAGTGGCATCCCATCTGTGGCTGATGCAGACGGTGATGGACCCCCAGGCCTGAGCACCTCTAGGTTCTCAAGGTCATGGGTCGTAAATGTCGAACAGCCCCGTCTACACAGGTGGCGAGGAACCCAGCCATGCTGCCTGAGTGGGGATCCCTGGGATGCGCTCAGGCACCTGTGTTTTCCGTCAGTGCCCCAGGGGTCTATGGTGAGCCGCAACTTGAGGACCACTGCTCCAACCCAGAGGGTCTCAACGGGGCAGTCGtgcccccaggggacactggGCCGTGCCTGGGGATGTCTGTGGTGGTCACCTGGCGGGGGGGTGGAGCTCCTGGCATTGAGTGGGTGGGAGCAGGAAGGCTGCTCCACGCCCCGCAGCGCCCAGGACTGGGGGCCGAGGGTTGGCCTGATGCAACAGAGGTTTTATTTAAGGGGATCCCTCTGGCTACTGTGGGGAGGACAGGCCACCGGGGTCAAGGGCCAGAGCCAGGAAATGAGTGAGGTTTCTGCAAAAATCCTGGCAAATGCTGAGGGGGGCCTTGGGAGTAGCATCGGTGGTGGCAAGAGGCAGTTGGGTTCTGGATGTGTTTCCAAAGCAGACCTACCAGCTTAGGTGTGAGAagtgggagagagaaaatacactaCAGGGTCTCGGGGACTTTTAGCAGGGGACACCTAGAAATgccctgggtgggtgggtggagagcaTTAAGGCTTGGTCTTGGACAGGGTAACCTGGAGATGACTAGTAGGCCCCCCGATGGAGTCGCTGGGGTAAGAGCTGGGAGGGTGATGGAAAGTTGGAGTCAACATTTGGTCCACTTGCTGAGCTCTCAGGAGGACAAGGAAGATTAGTCAATGGGGGTGTGGGGCTCCTATGTGCCAGGGACCCAAAAAGCAAGGAGGAAAAGGTCCTGACAGAGCTCCCACCCAAGGGGgggagataaacaacaaagaaactCACGGTAACTCGACAGTGATAGGCCTCTGAGGAGAGTAACAGAGATCTGACAGGGAGGGCCTGGGGGGCCACCGTACTGGGCCAGAGGAAGCATGTTTCAGGCTGAGTgggcagcatgtgcaaaggccctgaggcaacaACACGCTGGACGTGCTCGAGGGACAAAAGGAGGCCAGCGTGGCCTGAGCAGACAGCACGGATGTCAGCAGGAGGTGAGGTTGCAGGTGTCCTGAGCAGGCCACGCAGGCCATGGTGAGGAACTGGATTCGGTCCAAAGGCCACTCACTGGGAGACGTGGGAGGATTCTGAGCTGGGGTGTGACATGGTCCCCCTGCCATTCTGCTCTCTGAGCTCCCTGACAACCTCATGAGGAATTTGGATTATTGCCTCTTTACGTGAACCACCCTGGTGCAGCTGGCCCTAAACCTTTCCACCACGCCACAGGAAAGGTAGACACGAAGCTCCAGGCCAGGCCTGGGAATGCTGCCCCCGGGGGAGTATCGGGAAGGTCCCTGACAAGAAGGCCTCATGTCTCTGCTGGGCTGTCTCTTTCCAGATTGAGAAGGCCCAGCAGGCTCCAGACCAGCAGCCGTGGCCGGACCAGGATCTGAGCAGCCAAGCCGGCGCCCGAGAGGTGCGTACCGGGGGGCCGgtgctcctgcccctcccctccagccccgcTCACCTCCCTCCTTCCGCCCACAGGTGCCAGCCGCCGGGGCTCTGTCCAGGGTCTGCAGCCTTGTCCAGCAGCTCCATGTCGCCTACAGCAGCCTGGCCTCCGGCCTCCAGGGCCTCCCCGCCGAGCTCCGGTGGCAGCTCAGGCAGGCGCGGCACAGCCTCTGCGAGCTCCACAGTGTTGTCTCCTGTGCCGCCTCCGTGGCGGAGCTGCCGGCCGAGCGCCTGGCCCAGAGCCGCCAGGGCGTACGCCAGGCGTGGCAGGGGCTGGAGCAGCTGCTGGAGAGCATGCAGCACAGCCCTCCGCTCAGCTGGCTGGTGGGGCCCTTCACCCTGCACCCCGATGGGCAGCAGCTGTAGGAGCCCCTCCCCCGCCCGAAACCAGCCCCAACCCCCGGAAGCTCCGGGCCCTGCCGGCTGgcgccccacctttctcccagAGCACAGCTGGCCCCTTTGGCCGAGGAGCCCGGGGCGGCTAAGACCCTCGACGGCGGCAGGGGGGCCCGGGCTTCGCCTGAAGATCTCAAGCAAGCGCTTCATTTAGGAACAAGAAGGGGAATCGTGCCTGTCTTGAAGGTTCTCCACTCAGCAACCCCAGTAGGGCCCTTTTATCTTTTACCTCTGGGGGGGTCTTCCACCCCAGCCTGGGCCCTCTAGCTATACCAGCTTGGCAGGCGGCCCCGCTCCTCCATCCTGGGCTCCAGGCAGCTCCGTCCTCGCTCTGAAAGCCTACACCCCTCAGCAAACAGCGCACGCCAGAAGGTACCAGAACGCCACCATCATCCTGAGGCAGGTAGGCCCCCACCGCCTCTGCCGACCCCCGGCCTGGCCCAGGGGCTTCATGAAGGCAAAGCCGCAGCAGCCACTGACAGCTGAGGACCGGACTGtccgggcgggggtggggtgagtACACATCCCTTCCTGCTGCAGCCCACTCACCCGGCAGCGCCCCCTGGTCATGGGTGATCACAAGGATCCCACAGATGATGTTCTCAGGTCCCTGGGCCCAGAGGCTGCCAATGAAGGAATAAAGGGGCTCCCTCACAAGGGATGGGGCCCTAGGGAGCACGTGACAAAATGTGCTcgggggacttcccaggtggtccagtggtaaggactctgtgctttcactgccgagggtgcgggttggatccctggtcggggaactaagatcccacaaaccacaaggcgcggccaaaaaaaccaaaaacagaaaaacgTGCTCGACACACGTTCAGGTCACGTGCTCCAGGCCGGAGACCAGCAGCCCCGGGACAAGGGCCCCTTCCTTCCCGCCGTGCTCTCCCTGGATCCTTGGGGCACCCTGCGAGGTGGGCTGCACGTGGGAAGGTGGGACAACAGAGGGCCACTCCCCCTGCTCCCCGGGGCCCCGGGAGATGCTGAGGGAACTGCTGCCTCAGAATTCCAGCGGCCCGAGGCTTGTCAAGCCCCCACTTCCCACGCCCGCAGCCCCCCTATCTGGCCACCTCCTTGACGGAGGAAGCAAAGAGGCCCCGCTTCTCAGAAATCACCAGGTGCTCCAAGCCCTGGGACGGATGGGCCAGCTCTCCCCAGAGGGTCACCACGGCTGCCAGGGGCCACGAGGGGCCCTGCACCACAGGAGCTGGCCGAGGCAAGACACGGGGACCAGTCCGGGAACTTCCGCGAGCCCTTCCTTCCTCACTCCCCATCACGGACGGCCATCGGAGGGGGTGACACTGGAAACAGTCGTTCACAGAAACCAAGCTCAGCGACAACCAAATCCAACTaatccaaaccaaaccaaacctaaCCAaacggggcaggggcgggggcggtACGCCAGGCCCAGGGAGCAAAACCACACCACACCTCTCTCTCAGCCGGGACCGAGGGGCTCGGCCACCGGCAGGACAGGGGACACACGGTAGAGGCCACCGTTTAACCAGCAACCGCCGTGTGCAGATGCCTGGCTGGGTGCTGCACACACATCCCCCCCACATCTGAATCCAAGCGACAGGTGAGCACAGAGAAGCCCAGAGCGTGGGGTGTCACTCGGCCCACGTCACACAGCGAGGCCTGCCCCCAACACCCACGCCCTGTGAACATCGAGGACAACAGACAGCCCTCAGCATCCCTCCTGGTACTTTTGGAAAGGCCTTGCTCACTGCCTCCGCCAGCCCTGCAGGGCCTGGAGCACCGACAGAACCAAATTCCTATTCGCTGTTCACGGTGACCCTATGGCTTAAAACCCTCTGTCCCTGGACGGCCCCTTGACAACTGCAAACCAGACACGCTAGAAAACCGAGCCAATaagagcaacttttttttttcattaaaaaaaccctTTATAGTCATTTCATGTCCGTTGCAAATCACAgaaattaggcaaaaaaaaaaaaacccagggggACAAATACAAACGAACAACACAGCGTCTCCCCAACAGTTCTCTGCTCCCTGGGTGCCGGGAAGGAGCCAGGCAGGCCTCGGGGCAGCTGCGCCTGGCGGCGGGGCCCGGCCGTAGGCTGCCCGGCTCAGCTGTCCTCGTCGTCCAGGGACTCCGAGTCCACCCGCAGCCTCTCTCGCTCCTGCCGCTCCTTCCCGGGCCCGTCCAGGTCGGGGCCCTCCCGCGCGCTGCTGGTGGAGGACAGCACGGGCGGGCGGGGGTGAGCAGGCCCCTTGCTGTCTGTCTCCTTCCTTCCACCTACAGAGACCAACAGCCCTCGCCCCCAACCTCCCCCTGCCGTGCCTGCGGCCCCGGGTGCTCCCGTGGCGGGTGTCAGGAGGGAGCCACCCTCCTAGAGCTCAGGCCCAGGCCAGTCAGCCCCGAGCCCAGAGCTCCCTCCGAGGGGCCTGGGGGTCAGTCAGCGTGTGGGAGACTGCTGTCCCTCTGgcccttacccactgggagcagctCAGACACCGGGCTGCCTTCTCCGGAAGTCGCCCCTGCGGCCCCGGCGACACTTACTCGTTATGTAACGGGTCTTCAGAGGAGCCGCCCCCCGGCCCCTCCTCTGAGTTCTGTCCTTCATCCGGCTCCTTGTCCTCCACGCTCTCCCCCTTCTGGGACGTGGCCTCGCCGTTCACAGGGGCTGCGAGATCTGCGGGGAGAGAGGCTCGTGGGACGCTGTGGGGCAACCCCCCTGCAGAGAGCGAGCAGCGTGCGAGCACCCGCCTGTGCACCTGAATTCACCTGCACCCCCGAGCCACCGGACACACGGGGGCGGCCGGCTGCGTGGGGCTCTTCCTCCAGCCGGCCCCTGGCCCGTCCACGCAGCCTGAAGATGGGAGGGGCCGGTAAACAAATGGCCGTGGGCAACACCGGGGTGGGCAACACCGGGGAAAGCCTGCCACGGCCGTGTCCAAACAGACGTAAAGAGAAACGCCCCCTCTGTGCTCTCCCCCGGGCAGCCTCGGCTTCAACTAAGCCCTCTCGGTGCTGGCCTTACGGGCTGCTCCAAGCATCTCTCACCAGGACCGCATGACCCCAGCAGGAAGGAACGCTCTCCTGTCCCCGCAGCCACTGTCCCCACCGCAGACGCCCTTTCTCCTCTCAGCCCACCCGTGGCCCTCCCCTCCCAGACCTCTGCGACCGCCCGTCCCAGAAACACTCGCGCACCTGGCcgcacacacacagcctcccctGCTAACTGGCTCTGAGGGTCTGGATGGAGCCTATGAGCAGCACAGGGGCGTGTGGCCCGGACACCAGCTGCCTTGGGGACACAGCCAGCCTGCGCAGCGAGTACCGACAGGTGGCACCACCTGGGCGGTCTGCTCAGCGCCCCGCCCGCCAGCTCCTCACCAGCGCTCGTCTCGTCCTCCGCCCTCTCCGCCGGGGCCTCCTCTCCAGCCAGTATCTCCTCGGCCTTCTCCGGCCCAGTTCTGGTCACCTTCTGGATGGCCTCGATCTTTGGTCCCAGGACCCGAGACTTAAGCCGGGCGTAGACCTCCGCAGCCTTCTCCATCACCTCCTTGTTGGCCTTGTAGCGGCGGATCTGGCCCACCAAGAGGCCTGGCTCAGGGGGCGCAGCCACCTCACCCCCCGCCCAAGACCCTCCCCCATCACCGCACCCCGCAGCGCCTCCCGTGCACACGGCTTCCTCCTCGCTGACCACAGGCGGCCGTGGCCGGAAGCCCAGCGCCCCAAGCACACCCGTAGCCCCACCACCAGCCCCTTCAACCCCTGGGCTCCCACCGCACCTTCTTCAACGTGGCCACCACGTCCGTGTTCTTCTGGAGGATCTGTGAGGTCACCTGCAGGGTCCCTAGTTCCTCTAACGCGTTCAGACACCTCTTCACATCCTGCAGGGCAGCGAGGGCAGCGAGGAGGGTCAGCGCCTAGCTGCGGGGGTTCTAGGGGGCCCAAGAGGGCAGAGAAGGACACCCTGGGCTGAGCAACAGGGAGCCCCGGGGACGGTGGTGAAGCACCCAGAACTCGAGGGGTCTTGGGGCCTCGTGTGGCATCACCTGGTGGGAACGCAGAGCACTGCACTCAGGAGGCCAAGCTGGGCCCTTATCTGGGGGACGCCCACGTGAACAAGGACCTTGCCCTGTGCATGCGGCCTGACTTTGCCTCAGCGTCCCCAGACTTCTCAGGGAGCTCGAGCGATGAGGGGGCAGGGGAACTGAGACATGACCTCTGCACCCTGAGGAAGGTCTCACCGGATTGTCAACCTTCAGGGCGAACTTGATCTCGCTGTGCAGCTTCTGAAGCTTCTCCTCCACGGAAGGTTCTGTGGCCAAGAGAGAAGGCAGCGCCCAGGCCTGAGCGGGGTCCCTGGTGATGGGAGCCGGCTCCTCCAGGGCCGTCCCTCCTCCCGTTCGGCGACCTCAGGCTGCAACCAGGGCTGGGCAGCTGGCCCCTCACCTTTCTTCTTCTCAACCTTCCGGTCTGGTGGGAACCCTTCTGACCGCTTCCGGGTCCGTTCCACCTTCACGGGCCTGTGGAGAGTCGTGCCCTTAGAAGGCCCCTGACCAATGTCCCCACGGAGGGCCGGGGGCCTGTGGGGGGACCCATGGCCGCTGCAGAAGGAAACCGTCAGGAGGCCcgggaggctgggaggaggaggctCAAGGCCCGCCTGACCTGGTCTACGGCAGCACCTGAGAGGACCCAAGACGTAGCCCTTCCTCTAGGAAATAGATAATGTGGAAgcccagaaatttttttttttttttttttaaacaagtggtTCAGGGTGAGTGGCTAGTTACGCAGACCCCAGCGCGTGAGTTACTCTGATATGATGCTGGGAAACGGCAGCAGGCATGTCACCGAGCCTTCGATTCTACATCCTGCTCGGCAGCCTGGCTGCCACGTTCCCAGGGGGCAGGTTCGTTTACTGATGGCTGGGATTCCACACAGAAAGTGGGCAGGGAGATGGGCTCTGTGCTCCCACCTCAGTGGGCCTTGGACTTTAAAAAGCCTGAGAGCCACTGGTCTGGGGACAGTCTCTCCCCCTGAGCACTGGCGACACGGGGGCCACGTCATCCTCTGTGGGGCTCCATCCTGGGCactgtggggagaggggcagcCTCCCTGGCTCCACCCACTGGATCCCAGGAACCGCCCCCCCATGTGACCACCACAGATGTGCCAGGACACTGCCCGGTGTCCCCTGGGAGCAGGGTCACCCCGGGGGGAGAGGCCTGCTCTGGGGAAGGACCACAGACCTGGGCAGTGACTCCTGCATAACCTGATGGGGCCCTCCCTTGAGATGTGGGGACCCCCAGGGGGCTATGGGAGGAGTGGCAGTGCGGGAACGGACCTGGCCCGGGGCTTCTCCTCGGGGcgccctctcttctccttctggctgGGTCTCCGCGCGGGCTCTGTGCTTTGCAGGTGCAACTTCTTCACTGATTTCTTCACCTGTAGCAGCCAGAGAAAGGGAAGGGCTGGAGTGGCAAACGGCGTGGGGCTGCCCCAGACCCCTGAGCTGTTCCCTTAGAAACACAGTGTGACATTCCCTGCTGTCACCTTCGCCTGATGGGAGCTGATGGACTGGGCAGGATGGACTCCGTGTCCAGTCCATCCCCGGGCAGCAGCTTCTCAGGCCCTGAAAGGATCACCCAACAGTGGGGCAGCCCCACTGCATTCCCCTTGCTGAGCAAGACACCTCCCGTGCCAGGGAACTTGGTCCCCCTTTTGTGACAAAACGGAGAGCAGTGGGGAGAGAACAGGGCATTGTTCGGCTCCCCCACCCCTATCGAGTGGGATCCTGGGCTCAGACTAGATGGTGAAGGGCCCGGGGGGCTCGGATTCCTGGACTCAGGCTGGCCTGTGAGAGCCAGGAGGACAGGGAGCTGACGCCCTGTGGTCACGCATGGTGCTAACGGTCACCACCAACATGCACCAGAGGCCGAACTGCTCCCATGCTTACCCCACAAGCCGTTCCCCCGCAGCAGCCAGAGGGCACCTGTGAGCACCCacccctcctctgcccacagccctccaGGGTCCCACCTACCTCCCTTGGGGTAACAGCCCAAGTCCTCCACAAGGCCCTACACGACCTGCcccgtcccctcccctcctccctctcccctcctcgctcactctgctccagacacACGGGCCTCCTCGCTGTTCCTCCAACACACCGGGCAtggtcctgccccagggcctttgcacggccGTGCGCTCAGCCAGGAATGCCTCTCCCTCAGGTATCTTCTCACTTCATTCAGATCCTTACTTAATGTCGGCTGCTCGCCTGAAGCCTCTGAGGTCTGCCCTCTTTGCGATGGAAACCCTCTCGCCCCCGCAGCTCACACCCCGCCCTGGCTTCCATCTCCTTGGCACCACACACCATCCTCAGGTGGTCCGctgcctgtctccctccctcgTGTCAGCTCTTTAAGAGCGGGCTGTGTTTCCCTGACCGCTTGGCGCCCAGCACACAGCGGCTGCTGCACGGACGCCGCCGCACGCACCTCTCTGTCCAGCTCGGCCTCGGGCTCCGAGTCGGAGGAGGACTGGGGGCCCCGGCCGCGGCCCTTCCGGCCGCGCTTCTTGACGGGCTCGTCGTCGTCCTTGAGCTCGTCGCCGCTGCTGCCCGCGCTGCCCGCAGGCGCCGCCTCCCCGCgctcccgcccccgccgccgctcCTTCTCCTCCTTGTCGCGCTCGCGCAGCCGCCGcagctcctcctcctgctccctgcGCCGCCGCGCCTCCAGCTCACGCCGCCGCTCCTCGTCCCGCCGCTTCCACTCGCTGATGCGGTCCACCTCGTCGCTGTCGCTGGGGGTGCGGGCCGGTTAGGGCCCCCATCCCGGCCtgcccgcgcccccgccccgaGGGCCCCGCACCCACCTGTCGCTGCTCGAGGTGGTCGGTGGCCGCTCAGGCTTCGGTTTCCGTCCGCGGGGCTTGGGGGGAGGCTTCTCGGCTACGGAAGGCGTCTCTCGGTGggcgttcccccccccccccccacagccaggccaggccaggcccaggcccagggcagCACCCCCACGCCTGCCTACCTGGCTTCCTGCCCCGAGGAGGCTTCTTTACGGACACGTCCGAgtcggaggaggaggagcaggaggaggaggacgccAACCTCGCCAcggccacaggctcagccttcgcCCCGTCCGATTCTGCTTTGGAGTCCGAGTCGGAGGCTGACGGCGCCTTCTGGGGGAGGCCGGGGGAGGTGAGAGCAGCCAGGGCGAGGGGGCCCCAGGCGTCCCTGcagcgccccgccccgcccaaaCCCACAACCCTTCGTTCTGGCCCAGAACCCCagacatacacacgcacacaccacacTCACACGCTCATGCACACATACTTGTGTACACACAATACACTTGTACACGCTTATACATGCCTGCTTG includes:
- the PLIN4 gene encoding perilipin-4: MSAQDEGGRDPPKPKGKTLGSFFGSLPGFSSARNPAAHAHSSAREARPVAHPAGAPAAETAQPQAQVATDPEQTTRGIEKTLPLSDRVISGTNDLVWSKMTRTKDAFSSGMANVVDTAKGVVQGGLGMTQSTLTGTKDAVSTGLTGTVNMAKGTVQMGMDTTKTVLTGTKDAVSTGFTGAMGVAKGAVQTGVDTTKTVLTGTKDAVSTGLTGAVNLAKGTVQTGVDTTKTVLTGTKDAVSTGLTGAMGVAKGAVQMGVDTTKTVLTGTKDAVSTGLTGAMGVAKGAVQMGVDTTKTVLTGTKDAVSTGLTGSVNMAKGTIQTGMDTTKTVLTGTKDAVSTGLTGAVNMAKGTVQTGMDTTKTVLTGTKDAVSTGLTGAVNMAKGTVQTGMDTTKTVLTGTKDAVSTGLTGAVNMAKGTVQTGMDTTKTVLTGTKDAVSTGLTGAVNMAKGTVQTGMDTTKTVLTGTKDAVSTGLTGAMGVAKGAVQMSVDTTKTVLTGTKDTVSIGLTGAVNLAKGTVQTGMDTTKTVLTGTKDAVSTGLTGAMGVAKGAVQMGMDTTKTVLTATKDAVSTGLTGSVNMAKGTVQTGMNTTKTVLTGTKDAVSTGFTGAMGVAKGAIQTGVDTTKTVLTGTKDAVSTGLTGAMGVAKGAVQTGMDTTKTVLTGTKDTVSIGLTGAANMAKGTVQTGMDTTKTVLTGTNDAVSTGLTGAMGVAKGAIQTGVDTTKTILTGTKDAVSTGFTGAMAMGVAKGAVQTGVDTTKSVLTGTRDAVSTGFTGAMGVAKGAVQTGVDTTKTVLTGTKDAVSTGFTGAMGVAKGAVQTGVDTTKTVLTGTKDAVSTGFTGAMGVAKGAVQTGVDTTKTVLTGTKDAVSTGLTGAMGVAKGAIQTGMDTTKTVLTGTKDAVSTGLTGAVNVATGAVQTGLNTTQNVSAVTRNTVSSGMAGAMNVANAAAQWGLDTSKAVLTGTKDAVSTGLTRVGNVARGGVQTDFGTIQNWLPGSQDAASGGLATSGAPDEGEQTILNPHEAQSCGVSRPPDTLCAHLDLAGKATTNTKGLVSAEVTFTQGAALGKEDDVGPGATTCGQEGARGFATLRDELEELGEIFQPMSTEEQAQLAASQPRLRESTADQSSYFVRLGDLDPSFRQRAFEHALSHLQQGQFQALDVLAQLEDAFWLIEKAQQAPDQQPWPDQDLSSQAGAREVPAAGALSRVCSLVQQLHVAYSSLASGLQGLPAELRWQLRQARHSLCELHSVVSCAASVAELPAERLAQSRQGVRQAWQGLEQLLESMQHSPPLSWLVGPFTLHPDGQQL